One stretch of Astatotilapia calliptera chromosome 3, fAstCal1.2, whole genome shotgun sequence DNA includes these proteins:
- the LOC113014179 gene encoding prolyl-tRNA synthetase associated domain-containing protein 1-like, translating to MVGPSTKNPLSPTFLLLQVFTVEEMMPHLQGVNGAVTKNLFLKDKKKKGLWLVSARHDRQVNLNDLAKKLGVESGNLCFADEAAMLEKLKVGQGCATALALLFNQGHSVKLVLDRDLVEGGHKMVYFHPMTNAAIMGLRPDDLLCFLKETGHEPIFKCFE from the exons ATGGTAGGAC CTTCCACAAAGAACCCGCTCTCACCCactttcctcctcctgcaggtgTTCACGGTGGAGGAGATGATGCCTCACCTGCAGGGCGTGAATGGCGCCGTCACCAAGAACCTGTTCCTAaaggacaagaagaagaaggggcTGTGGCTGGTGTCGGCCCGCCATGACCGCCAG GTGAACCTTAATGACCTCGCCAAGAAGCTTGGTGTTGagagtggaaatctgtgcttcgCAGATGAGGCAGCCATGTTGGAAAAGCTGAAG GTGGGTCAGGGCTGTGCGACGGCTCTTGCACTGCTCTTCAATCAGGGTCACAGCGTGAAGTTAGTCTTGGACCGGGACCTGGTGGAAGGAGGCCACAAGATGGTCTACTTCCACCCGATGACCAACGCTGCCATCATGGGGCTCAGACCGGACGACCTGCTGTGCTTCCTCAAGGAGACGGGACACGAGCCAATCTTTAAGTGCTTCGAGTAA